One window from the genome of Cyclobacterium amurskyense encodes:
- a CDS encoding acyltransferase family protein → MTSIQKANDNRLVSLDAYRGITMFLLIGESARIYGAFEGMFSEGSVGHMFFTQFTHHPWNGLRFWDLIQPFFMFIVGVAMPFSLNKRLAKQGDKGKVTRHILKRCLLLFLFGTGLYCINAGELVFELWNVLTQLSFTILVTYFIINKPLKTQLAISIGLLLLTELMYRLYEPAAPFVKGENFGSYVDLILMGKLSSGGWVAINCIPTTVHTLWGAMCGKFLLSQRPSDLKIKYLLIAGLSGLVLGYGLDWSGITPIIKRICTSSFILASGGWAILVLAFFFWFIDVKKVNQWPFMFTVVGMNSIFIYLFANLLGHGWLAKVVHVFNYGFLEPLGFPENLLALLNGVFTLAIMWYLCYFLYKKKVFFKI, encoded by the coding sequence ATGACCAGTATTCAGAAAGCCAATGACAATAGATTAGTTTCTTTGGATGCCTACAGAGGCATTACTATGTTTTTGCTAATCGGCGAGTCAGCGAGAATTTATGGGGCTTTTGAGGGGATGTTTTCAGAAGGTTCAGTTGGGCATATGTTTTTTACCCAATTTACCCACCATCCTTGGAATGGATTAAGATTTTGGGATCTTATTCAGCCTTTCTTTATGTTTATTGTTGGTGTTGCTATGCCATTTTCTTTGAATAAAAGATTGGCTAAACAGGGAGATAAAGGGAAAGTTACGCGCCACATCCTCAAAAGGTGCTTGCTTCTTTTTCTGTTTGGTACAGGACTGTATTGTATAAATGCCGGAGAGCTGGTTTTTGAGTTATGGAATGTGCTTACTCAATTGTCCTTTACCATTTTAGTGACCTATTTTATAATCAATAAACCACTTAAAACCCAACTTGCTATTTCCATTGGTTTGTTGCTATTAACCGAATTGATGTATAGACTTTATGAGCCTGCCGCTCCTTTTGTTAAGGGTGAGAATTTTGGTTCGTATGTTGATTTGATTCTAATGGGTAAATTAAGTAGTGGCGGATGGGTAGCCATCAATTGCATACCTACAACAGTACATACGCTTTGGGGAGCCATGTGTGGGAAATTCTTACTAAGCCAAAGACCCAGTGACCTAAAAATAAAATATTTGTTGATAGCTGGTCTATCGGGGTTGGTTTTGGGTTATGGACTAGATTGGTCAGGCATTACCCCAATCATTAAAAGAATTTGTACTAGTTCCTTTATTCTTGCATCAGGTGGATGGGCCATCCTTGTCCTGGCCTTCTTTTTCTGGTTTATTGATGTAAAGAAGGTTAATCAATGGCCCTTTATGTTTACGGTAGTGGGCATGAATTCTATTTTTATTTATTTGTTTGCGAATTTACTTGGACACGGATGGTTGGCTAAAGTGGTTCATGTTTTCAACTATGGGTTTTTAGAACCGTTAGGTTTTCCTGAAAATTTACTTGCATTGCTAAATGGGGTTTTCACCTTGGCTATAATGTGGTATTTGTGTTATTTTTTGTATAAAAAGAAAGTGTTTTTCAAAATCTGA
- a CDS encoding Gfo/Idh/MocA family protein produces the protein MSNKRREFLKLSGLAGLGVVGTGFKGLSLEEQEQVLAQSKKQHTQRFNMSGYAAPKLDVVRVGVVGLGNRGPGAVNRLSKIEGVEIKALCDLRPEMVDKVMKSLEGTKHKPETYSGSAYAWKKMVDRDDLDLIYIVTPWEWHTPMAVYAMEAGKHACSEVPIAVTVEECWQLVETSERTKKHCMMMENCCYDFFELMTLNMARDGFFGDVFHGEGAYIHDLLGLNFQKEGYQDMWRLKENFRNGSLYPTHGLGPVCQAMDINRGDQMDYLTSLSSNDFLMKANAQKLAETDSFYSSFATKNFRGNMNTTIIKTKKGKSIMVQHDVSSPRPYSRIHLLSGTKGAASKYPVPGISTGHEGWFKADEMKALEERYTPEIVKKVGEMAKQIGGHGGMDFMMDWRMIDCLRNGLPYDQDVYDGALWSAIAPLSEWSVANRSNSIDVPDFTGGSWKTNAPVNLTLEGGGTTGVHV, from the coding sequence ATGAGTAATAAAAGGAGAGAGTTTTTGAAACTCTCCGGCCTTGCCGGATTAGGAGTAGTGGGAACTGGTTTTAAAGGATTGTCACTAGAAGAACAAGAGCAGGTGCTTGCTCAGAGCAAGAAACAACATACCCAGAGATTTAACATGTCTGGCTATGCTGCACCTAAATTGGACGTAGTAAGAGTGGGAGTAGTAGGCTTAGGAAATAGAGGGCCTGGAGCAGTTAACAGACTTAGTAAAATTGAAGGTGTTGAGATTAAAGCACTTTGTGACTTAAGGCCAGAAATGGTAGACAAAGTGATGAAATCTTTGGAAGGCACCAAACATAAACCTGAAACTTACAGTGGTTCTGCTTATGCCTGGAAGAAAATGGTTGATAGGGACGACCTTGATTTAATATATATAGTAACTCCATGGGAATGGCATACCCCTATGGCTGTTTATGCCATGGAAGCTGGTAAACATGCTTGTAGTGAGGTACCTATTGCTGTTACGGTAGAAGAATGCTGGCAATTGGTAGAGACATCTGAACGCACTAAGAAACATTGCATGATGATGGAAAACTGTTGTTATGATTTCTTTGAGTTGATGACGCTCAATATGGCTAGAGACGGATTCTTTGGTGATGTATTCCATGGTGAAGGAGCTTATATTCACGACTTGTTGGGATTGAACTTTCAGAAGGAAGGTTACCAAGACATGTGGCGTTTGAAAGAGAACTTTAGAAATGGTAGTCTTTATCCAACTCATGGTTTAGGACCTGTTTGTCAGGCCATGGACATCAATAGGGGAGACCAAATGGATTATTTAACCTCACTTTCTAGCAATGATTTCCTTATGAAAGCAAATGCTCAGAAATTGGCAGAAACAGATAGTTTTTATTCTTCTTTTGCTACTAAGAATTTTAGGGGTAATATGAATACCACTATTATAAAAACGAAAAAGGGGAAATCAATAATGGTTCAGCATGATGTAAGTTCTCCCCGTCCTTACTCAAGAATTCATTTATTAAGCGGAACGAAGGGTGCTGCAAGCAAATATCCTGTTCCAGGAATTTCTACTGGACATGAGGGATGGTTTAAAGCTGATGAAATGAAAGCCCTTGAAGAGCGTTATACTCCTGAAATAGTCAAAAAAGTAGGAGAGATGGCCAAGCAGATTGGTGGCCATGGTGGAATGGACTTTATGATGGACTGGCGAATGATCGATTGCCTAAGAAATGGACTTCCTTATGACCAGGATGTTTATGATGGAGCACTTTGGAGTGCTATCGCTCCGTTAAGTGAGTGGTCTGTGGCCAATAGATCCAATTCTATAGATGTGCCTGACTTTACTGGAGGTTCTTGGAAAACCAATGCTCCTGTAAACCTTACCTTAGAAGGTGGTGGAACTACAGGTGTACATGTATAA
- a CDS encoding ABC-F family ATP-binding cassette domain-containing protein, which produces MISVDNLSLKFGKRTLFEDVNLKFTPGNCFGVIGANGAGKSTFLKILTGEMDSTTGNVNITPGQRMAVLSQDHFAFQDEEVLRTVIIGHKKLFEIMTEKDAIYMKEDFSEEDGLRAAELEAEFAEMDGWNAESDAAALLSGLGVSENLHNKLMKDLSGDQKVRVLLAQALFGNPDILVLDEPTNDLDAETIGWLEDFLINFKNLVIVVSHDRHFLDVVATHIVDIDFGKINIYSGNYTFWYESSQLAAKQKSDQNKKAEDKRKELQSFIERFSANVAKSKQATARKKMLEKLNVDEIQPSTRKYPGIIFKPEREAGDQILLTEELELKNDSSTYFTDVNLMVDKGDKIAFLSKTKQAVTKFFQTIMGESPVQSGSFKWGVTINKAYMPNDNSPFFDSDLKLIDWLSQYSENQEEAYVRTFLGRMLFTGEESFKKASVLSGGEKVRCMLSRMMLQNPNLLVLDEPTNHLDLESIHALNNAMIDFNGTVLFSSYDHAFVQSVANRIIEFTPSGTIDRRMDYESYLESEEIKALREKMYKTS; this is translated from the coding sequence ATGATTTCAGTAGATAATTTATCCCTCAAATTCGGCAAGAGAACCCTGTTCGAAGACGTTAATTTAAAGTTTACTCCCGGAAACTGTTTTGGCGTAATCGGAGCCAACGGAGCCGGTAAGTCAACTTTTTTAAAGATTCTTACAGGTGAAATGGATAGTACTACGGGAAATGTGAACATCACACCCGGCCAAAGAATGGCAGTATTGTCACAGGATCACTTCGCCTTTCAGGATGAAGAGGTTCTACGGACCGTTATTATAGGTCATAAAAAACTTTTTGAAATAATGACGGAGAAGGATGCCATCTACATGAAGGAGGACTTTAGCGAAGAGGATGGCCTAAGAGCTGCTGAACTAGAGGCTGAGTTCGCTGAAATGGATGGTTGGAATGCTGAAAGTGATGCTGCTGCATTATTGTCCGGACTTGGTGTTTCAGAAAACCTTCATAACAAGTTGATGAAAGACCTATCTGGGGACCAAAAGGTAAGGGTGCTCCTAGCTCAGGCTTTATTTGGTAATCCTGATATTCTCGTTCTTGATGAACCTACCAATGATCTGGATGCAGAAACCATAGGCTGGCTTGAGGACTTTTTAATTAACTTTAAAAACCTTGTTATAGTAGTTTCTCACGATAGGCATTTCCTAGATGTAGTTGCTACACATATAGTAGATATCGATTTTGGTAAAATCAACATCTACTCCGGTAACTATACATTCTGGTATGAATCTTCTCAATTAGCGGCCAAACAAAAATCAGATCAAAACAAAAAAGCTGAAGACAAACGAAAAGAACTTCAATCTTTTATAGAGCGTTTTTCTGCCAACGTTGCTAAGTCCAAACAGGCCACAGCAAGAAAGAAAATGTTGGAAAAATTGAATGTAGATGAAATCCAGCCTTCGACAAGAAAATATCCTGGTATTATTTTCAAGCCTGAACGTGAAGCTGGAGATCAAATCTTGCTAACGGAAGAGCTTGAACTTAAAAATGACAGCTCTACCTACTTTACCGATGTTAATTTAATGGTAGATAAAGGAGATAAAATAGCCTTTCTTTCCAAAACCAAACAAGCGGTTACAAAATTTTTCCAGACTATAATGGGAGAATCTCCTGTTCAGTCTGGAAGTTTTAAATGGGGAGTAACTATCAATAAGGCTTATATGCCGAATGATAATTCTCCTTTCTTTGACTCTGATTTGAAATTGATTGATTGGCTTAGCCAATATTCAGAGAACCAGGAGGAAGCCTATGTTCGAACATTTTTAGGAAGAATGTTATTTACTGGTGAAGAATCCTTTAAGAAAGCTTCTGTTCTTTCTGGGGGTGAAAAAGTAAGGTGCATGCTTTCACGTATGATGCTTCAAAATCCAAACTTGTTGGTTTTGGATGAACCTACCAATCACCTCGATTTGGAATCTATCCACGCTCTTAACAATGCCATGATAGATTTCAACGGGACAGTATTGTTTTCTTCCTATGATCATGCTTTTGTTCAATCAGTAGCCAATAGGATAATCGAATTTACTCCATCAGGCACAATTGATAGAAGAATGGATTATGAATCTTACCTTGAAAGTGAGGAGATCAAAGCTCTTAGGGAAAAAATGTACAAGACTTCTTGA
- a CDS encoding multidrug effflux MFS transporter, translated as MKEQKSYFILVLILGALSTISPFSVDMYLPAFPAIADSLSTSISNVQLSLTSYLIGIAIGQLFYGPLLDKFGRKKPLYIGLWIYVVTSVGCSFTSSVESLILMRFMQAVGGCVGMVAAQALVRDIFPVNKIAQAFALLTLVIAVSPMIAPTLGGYITAHFHWHWLFIILSIICTLIIFACKWQLPDGADPDPSVSLRPKAVTKKYLEVLHNKQYLTFILVGGIAGAAPFAYIAGSSDVFINIYGLTVTEYGWLFAFLSIAMIGATQLNHVLLNHFSNRTIVITALCYQLVIGFIMILGVWTNSFNVYFLIGMMFIFLTGHGLSVPNSTAISLAPFSKDAGSAAAMMGFMRMAIGGIVSALVSVFHNGTAIPMVFLMASCILIAGLVLLYYYYSTGELKRFRNIKQD; from the coding sequence ATGAAGGAACAAAAAAGCTATTTCATTCTCGTTTTGATTTTAGGTGCCTTAAGCACCATAAGTCCTTTTTCTGTGGACATGTATCTTCCTGCATTTCCGGCAATAGCAGATAGCCTTTCCACTAGTATATCCAATGTTCAATTGTCTTTGACCAGTTATTTAATTGGTATTGCCATCGGTCAATTGTTTTATGGACCCTTACTAGATAAGTTTGGCAGAAAAAAACCCTTATATATAGGTTTGTGGATATATGTGGTAACCTCAGTAGGGTGTTCTTTTACATCTTCCGTTGAATCTCTTATTCTAATGAGATTCATGCAAGCTGTAGGGGGCTGCGTGGGAATGGTAGCTGCTCAAGCTTTAGTCAGAGACATTTTTCCAGTAAACAAAATTGCCCAAGCATTTGCCCTGCTTACCTTGGTGATTGCAGTTTCCCCAATGATAGCCCCCACTTTAGGGGGGTATATTACAGCTCATTTTCATTGGCATTGGCTTTTTATTATTTTGTCAATTATATGTACGCTGATTATTTTTGCTTGCAAATGGCAGCTTCCGGATGGTGCAGATCCTGACCCTAGTGTATCTCTAAGGCCAAAAGCCGTAACCAAAAAGTACTTAGAAGTATTACATAACAAACAATACTTAACCTTCATTCTCGTTGGTGGGATTGCAGGAGCAGCCCCCTTTGCCTATATAGCAGGGTCTTCGGATGTATTCATTAATATTTACGGACTTACAGTCACTGAATATGGATGGCTATTTGCTTTCCTGTCGATTGCCATGATCGGGGCTACTCAACTGAACCATGTTCTGCTCAATCATTTTAGCAATAGAACAATTGTGATTACTGCATTGTGTTATCAATTGGTGATTGGTTTTATTATGATCCTGGGAGTTTGGACAAATTCCTTCAATGTTTATTTCCTAATAGGCATGATGTTTATATTTTTAACAGGCCATGGATTAAGTGTACCCAATTCCACAGCCATCTCCTTGGCCCCATTTAGCAAAGATGCGGGAAGTGCTGCAGCCATGATGGGGTTTATGCGCATGGCAATTGGAGGCATTGTTTCTGCTTTGGTAAGCGTATTTCATAATGGCACGGCTATACCTATGGTATTTTTAATGGCATCTTGTATTTTAATTGCAGGACTTGTACTGCTCTATTATTATTATTCTACTGGAGAACTAAAGCGTTTTAGAAATATAAAGCAAGACTGA